In Heyndrickxia vini, the sequence CAGAAACGATTTGTAGACAAATAAATCAGAAACAAGTGTCGATTATTCCTCTTACCAATCCAGCTATCCCATGGAATCTAGGAATTATTTGGAGGAAAGACCGCTACCTATCCTTTGCAGCAAGAGAATGGATTCGATGTACCCAAATGTTTATGGAACAAAATAGATAAGAAGTTTGTAATGATAGAAACATACGTAGAAAGGAGATATTTTAAATGAAAAAAGATATGCAGCAATTTGATGAAGAAAAATTAACTAGTGAAATGCAGCGTTCGAGTAAGCATTATTCAGATGATAAATTTTGGGACAAGCTCAAAAAGTATGGTAAAAAGGCCGGAGGGGTAGTCGTCTATGCCGTTCTCTTATTGTACTACACATTACAAAAACCGACCGTTCCTAAGAAAACGAAGGTGTTTATTATCGGTGCATTAGGTTACTTTATTCTTCCAACCGATTTAATTCCCGATTTTCTGCCGGGAATTGGCTATGTAGACGATTTAGGTGCACTTGGCGCTGCAGTTTTCCAAATAGCTGCACATATAGATAAAGAAGTTAAGGCTAAAGCGAAAGATAAAGTGGTTCAATGGTTTGGTGATGAAGTTAACACGACGGTTATCGATGAAAAATTAGGACATTAAAAACGATGGATGTATTAAAATGGTACCTGTAGGTAGGACACTCGAAAAAAAGAGTGTTCAACCTGCAGGTATTTTTTATATACTTGAATTTCAGAATATGGGGATTAGAGGACAACATGAGTAAAATAACTTTTTCATCTAAAGAGATAAACACACTTCAGAAAAATCCAAATGTAAAGCGTGTCAGCGAAAAGTCTATTACCTATACAGACGAATTTAAAAATAGATTTATCGATGAATATCAAGCCGGCAAACTCCCTCGCCAGATCTTTGAGGAGAATGGCTTTGCTGCGGAGGTTATTGGCATAAAACGAATTGAACAATCAGCCTGTAGGTGGAAAAAAGCCTATGAAAAGAATGGCTTGATCGGGCTTACAGATTCAAGAAAAACAGCCTCCGGCAGACCTTTAAAACGGGAGCTAACACCGTCCGAAGTAATTGAGAGGCAAAGAGCCAGAATCGAGCTATTGGAAGGACAGGTAGAGCTGTTAAAAAAGCTAGAAACGACCGAAAGGAGGCTGCTAAACACAAACGAAAATCTAAATCCGAATAAGGCGTACCAATTGATCCGGGAAACTATTGAACAAAATGGTTTTAAGGGGATGACTGGGTATTTTTGTGATCTCCTGGGGGTATCCCGTTCGGGATATTACAGTTATCTGAAGGCATCCCCCATACGAGAAGCGAGAGAAAAACTTGACCTCGAAGCGAAAGAAATTATCTTAAAGGCCTTTGACCGTCGTGGATATAAGAAGGGGTCTCGCTCCATAAAAATGATTTTGGAGAATGATTTTAACATTGTCTTTAGCCGAAAAAAGATACAGAGAATCATGAGAAAATATGGAATCGTCTGCCCTCATAGAAGACCTAATCTTTATAAAAAAATTGCAAAAGCAACAATGGAGCATCAGGTTGTCCCGAATAAATTAAACAGGAAATTCAAGCAAGGAGTACCGGGAAAAGTTTTACTTACGGATATCACCTATTTGCCATATAGCGGTAAGTGTATGGCTTATTTGTCGACAGTAAAAGACGCTTCCACCAACGAAATCCTTGCTTACCATGTATCTGATCGAATCACACTAGACATCGCAACTCAGACGATCCATAAATTGATGACCAATAAGAAAGTTAAACTCTATGAAGATGCCTTTATCCACTCGGACCAAGGGAGCCATTACACAAGCCCGCGATACCAAAAGCTATTAAAGAAATACGGCCTAGGCCAATCCATGTCACGGAGAGGTAATTGTTGGGATAATGCCCCTCAGGAATCATTCTTTGGACATCATAAGGATGAGGTAGATTATAAATCGGCTAGAACATTGAAGGAATTGAAGTCAAAAATAAATCATTATATGGTTTACTATAACAATTACCGCTATCAATGGAATTTAAAGAAGATGACCCCCATTCAATACAGGAATCATCTTCTAACTGCTTAAACTCTTTTTTTATAGTGTCCTTGACATAGGTGCCAGTTTATATTCATCGTTTTTTTTTTTTTGTTTCCGGGGTAAGTAGTCCAGCTAATTGAGTCTTATAATATTCAGTAATAAGAGTTTTGACAGCGTATCCATAAAACTCACTATGTCTAACCTTCTTACTTACTTATTACCTATTTTGGGTAAGTGAGTAGTCTGGTTAGCTTATAAAAGAATCAATGAATAAAAATATTTGCTATTACTACCCGTAACTACGAAAACATTTTTTTGACTCCTAATTTACTAAAATCCAAGCATAATTATACATTTTTATTGAATGATTTGCGCAATGCTATTGATAAAAATAGGAATCCCTTTGGATTAAAATCTCTTTTAGGAAAAAGGGTGGATTTTTTTTTAGTGCTATAGTAATATTTACAATCTTCAGGAAATTATTATACCATAAAAGTGGGGTTTAACCCTTATTTTAACATTTTTAAAGGAGGGATTTGGATGGGACAATCAGCAGTACTTAAGATTAAAGACTTTTCCGACACAAACTCCGTTATACAACCAATCTTAATGGTATCAGAAGAGAGAGAAGCACTAAGGTTATCTGAAGTTGTCGAAATGTTTGAACAAAGATTCCAACATGAGAAACATTGCTGTAATTCATCTTCTGAACCTATAGAACATCTTTAGCATGAATGGACTCTCAAATTAACTTTTGAGAGTCCCAAGTTTAGCCAATAAAAACCGAGGTGAATAAATTGAATATAACAAAGTTTAAAAACGATATAAATATTATTAATGTTGAATTTAAAGATAGATTAGACAGAACTTTTACTATTGATGCTAGAATTAATGAACCTGTTGCAATGTTATTAAATAGAAATCATATACCTATTGATGCGGTTATTGTTAAAAGGAATGGTATAGTGATTGATGATTGGCAAGAGAGAATTGAAGCCGGTTACACATACAGTATAGAAATGGTGAGGGCTTATCACTTGCCCGACTTTTTGTCATTACTCAGACTTTGGAATACCAATGCTTACCAAGGTAAAATAAAAACAAGGGAAGATTCTTATTATACTAAAAGAATGTTTTTACACAATGATACTGATGGTGATTACACAGCTACTCAGACTTCGTTTAATAAAGAAGAATTTGTTAGTTATTTAGAAGAGACTTTTGTAGA encodes:
- a CDS encoding YkvA family protein — encoded protein: MKKDMQQFDEEKLTSEMQRSSKHYSDDKFWDKLKKYGKKAGGVVVYAVLLLYYTLQKPTVPKKTKVFIIGALGYFILPTDLIPDFLPGIGYVDDLGALGAAVFQIAAHIDKEVKAKAKDKVVQWFGDEVNTTVIDEKLGH
- a CDS encoding IS3 family transposase, with amino-acid sequence MSKITFSSKEINTLQKNPNVKRVSEKSITYTDEFKNRFIDEYQAGKLPRQIFEENGFAAEVIGIKRIEQSACRWKKAYEKNGLIGLTDSRKTASGRPLKRELTPSEVIERQRARIELLEGQVELLKKLETTERRLLNTNENLNPNKAYQLIRETIEQNGFKGMTGYFCDLLGVSRSGYYSYLKASPIREAREKLDLEAKEIILKAFDRRGYKKGSRSIKMILENDFNIVFSRKKIQRIMRKYGIVCPHRRPNLYKKIAKATMEHQVVPNKLNRKFKQGVPGKVLLTDITYLPYSGKCMAYLSTVKDASTNEILAYHVSDRITLDIATQTIHKLMTNKKVKLYEDAFIHSDQGSHYTSPRYQKLLKKYGLGQSMSRRGNCWDNAPQESFFGHHKDEVDYKSARTLKELKSKINHYMVYYNNYRYQWNLKKMTPIQYRNHLLTA